A region of Canis lupus familiaris isolate Mischka breed German Shepherd chromosome 38, alternate assembly UU_Cfam_GSD_1.0, whole genome shotgun sequence DNA encodes the following proteins:
- the LOC100683037 gene encoding UPF0711 protein C18orf21 homolog — protein sequence MILNREARNCTLSFKEAKILKKYKDSKGVLLTTCKTCNRTVKHHGKSRSFLSALKSSPTTPTSKLSLKTPERKTPSSAKLSHMYGSKGKSPASIFRTPTSGQSTPTCASKNMSKRKKHLSQLKMLLSQSETQKNSKVDFRNFLLSL from the exons ATGA TTCTTAACCGAGAGGCAAGAAATTGTACACTCAgttttaaagaagcaaaaattttgaaaaaatacaaagactCCAAAGGTGTATTGTTGACTACTTGTAAAACATGCAACAGAACAGTTAAACATCATGGTAAAAGTAGAAGCTTTCTCTCAGCACTGAAGAGCAGTCCTACCACTCCTACGAGTAAGCTCAGCCTGAAGACACCAGAGAGAAAGACTCCGAGTTCTGCAAAGCTGAGTCATATGTATGGCTCCAAAGGCAAGAGCCCTGCCTCGATATTCAGGACACCTACATCTGGACAATCAACACCCACTTGTGCCTCAAAGAATatgagcaaaagaaagaaacaccttTCTCAACTAAAAATGTTGCTTAGTCAAAGTGAAACCCAAAAGAACTCAAAGGTGGACTTCAGGAATTTCTTATTGTCTTTGTAA
- the LOC100683112 gene encoding LOW QUALITY PROTEIN: crossover junction endonuclease MUS81-like (The sequence of the model RefSeq protein was modified relative to this genomic sequence to represent the inferred CDS: inserted 1 base in 1 codon; substituted 1 base at 1 genomic stop codon) — protein sequence MHWKWGPSWQRCAQEAPRVALGSTRPWPALRSLLHRNLVLRTHQPARYSLTPEGLELAQKLAESEGLSSLDVGFRPEEPPGKEPEVPGVASADLGASEGSVQQLPLELGPGEYRVLLCVDVGKAKGAGHRPELLLELQRLHVTHVVRKLHVGDFVWVAQETRPRDPARPGELVPDHIVEXKRLDDLDLCSSITDGRFREQKFRLKRCGLGHRVHLVEEHGSANHLSLPEGTLLQAVTNTQVVDGFFAKRTADIKESAAYLALXTRGLQRLYQGHTLRSRPWGTSGDPESRPGPSPQPLCSLLTFSDFSSGATKNKAQCVHEVFARQLTQVRGVSGEKAAAIVGQYSTPASLLAACDACVTPKEQEMLLSTIKCGRLQRNLGPALSRIFSQLYCCYSPLT from the exons ATGCATTGGAAGTGGGGGCCATCATGGCAGAGATGTGCCCAGGAAGCTCCCAGGGTGGCTCTTGGGAGTACTCGACCCTGGCCAGCCCTCCGCTCCCTCCTCCACAGGAACCTGGTTCTCAGGACACACCAGCCAGCCAGGTACTCGCTGACTCCGGAGGGTCTGGAGCTGGCCCAGAAGCTGGCTGAGTCAGAGGGCCTGAGCTCACTGGATGTGGGCTTCAGGCCAGAGGAGCCCCCTGGGAAAGAGCCAGAAGTGCCAGGAGTGGCCTCTGCTGATCTTGGTGCTAGTGAAGGGAGTGTCCAGCAGCTGCCACTGGAGCTTGGGCCTGGAGAGTACAGGGTGCTGTTGTGTGTGGACGTTGGCAAAGCCAAGGGGGCAGGGCACAGGCCAGAATTGCTCCTGGAGCTACAGCGGCTGCATGTGACCCACGTAGTGCGCAAGTTGCATGTCGGGGACTTtgtgtgggtggctcaggagaCCAGGCCCAGAGACCCAGCAAGACCTGGGGAGCTCGTCCCGGACCACATCGTGG CCAAGCGGCTAGATGATCTGGATCTGTGCAGCAGCATCACAGATGGCCGCTTCCGAGAGCAGAAGTTCCGGCTGAAGCGCTGTGGTCTGGGGCACAGAGTACACCTGGTGGAGGAGCATGGCTCTGCAAACCACCTTAGCCTTCCTGAGGGCACGCTGCTGCAGGCTGTCACCAACACTCAGGTCGTCGATGGCTTCTTTGCGAAGCGCACAGCAGACATCAAGGAGTCAGCTGCCTACCTGGCCCTCTAGACGCGGGGCTTGCAGAGGCTCTACCAGGGCCATACCCTACGCAGTCGCCCCTGGGGAACCTCAGGGGATCCTGAATCAAGGCCTGGGCCCTCCCCACAGCCTCTCTGCTCACTCCTCACCTTCAGTGACTTCAGCTCGGGAGCCACGAAGAACAAGGCCCAGTGTGTGCACGAGGTGTTCGCCAGGCAGCTGACGCAGGTGCGGGGAGTGAGTGGGGAGAAGGCAGCAGCCATAGTGGGCCAGTACAGCACCCCTGCCAGCCTCCTGGCAGCCTGTGACGCCTGTGTCACCCCCAAGGAACAGGAGATGCTGCTGAGCACCATCAAGTGTGGTCGACTGCAGAGGAATCTGGGGCCTGCTCTGAGCAGAATCTTTTCCCAGCTCTACTGCTGCTACAGCCCTCTGACCTGA